The Streptomyces sp. NL15-2K genome contains a region encoding:
- a CDS encoding ABC transporter permease, with amino-acid sequence MTQPVSPPRDSADKVPPVAQAPAWRALVFRADVRTLSLLGVLAVLILIGGITKPDEFLDTRNLQLVLTQASVIGVVTVGMTFVITSGGIDLSVGAIVALASVWATTVATQEYGFGGILFTSVLVGLGCGLVNGLLIAYGGMVPFIATLAMLASARGLALQITDGRTQIVTVDGILDLGERDAYVLGIPPLVMVFAVVTIIGWLLLNRTTFGRRTVAVGGNAEAARLAGIDVRRQRLYLYLLSGLCCGIAAFLLIILSGSGQNTNGNLYELDAIAAAIIGGTLLSGGRGTITGSVLGVLIFTTITNIFALNNLQSDVQQIAKGAIIVAAVLVQRRTASTN; translated from the coding sequence ATGACGCAGCCCGTCTCCCCACCCAGGGACAGCGCCGACAAGGTGCCCCCGGTGGCCCAAGCTCCCGCCTGGCGCGCCCTCGTGTTCCGCGCCGACGTCCGCACCCTCTCCCTCCTAGGCGTGCTCGCCGTACTGATCCTGATCGGCGGCATCACCAAGCCCGACGAGTTCCTCGACACGCGCAACCTCCAACTCGTGCTCACCCAGGCCTCGGTGATCGGCGTCGTCACCGTCGGGATGACCTTCGTCATCACCTCCGGCGGCATCGACCTGTCCGTCGGCGCGATCGTCGCGCTGGCCTCGGTATGGGCGACCACCGTCGCCACGCAGGAGTACGGCTTCGGCGGCATCCTCTTCACCTCGGTCCTCGTCGGACTCGGATGCGGCCTGGTCAACGGACTGCTCATCGCATACGGCGGAATGGTCCCCTTCATCGCCACGCTCGCCATGCTGGCCTCCGCGCGCGGCCTGGCCCTGCAGATCACCGACGGCCGCACGCAGATCGTCACCGTCGACGGCATCCTCGACCTCGGCGAACGCGACGCGTACGTCCTCGGGATCCCGCCGCTGGTGATGGTGTTCGCGGTCGTGACGATCATCGGCTGGCTGCTGCTGAACCGCACCACCTTCGGGCGCCGCACGGTCGCCGTCGGCGGCAACGCGGAGGCGGCCCGGCTCGCCGGCATCGACGTACGCCGCCAGCGGCTGTACCTCTACCTGCTGTCCGGACTGTGCTGCGGCATCGCCGCCTTCCTGCTGATCATCCTGTCCGGATCCGGCCAGAACACCAACGGCAACCTCTACGAGCTCGACGCCATCGCCGCCGCGATCATCGGCGGCACGCTGCTCAGCGGGGGTCGCGGCACCATCACCGGCTCCGTGCTCGGCGTCCTGATCTTCACCACGATCACCAACATCTTCGCCCTGAACAACCTGCAGAGCGACGTCCAGCAGATCGCCAAGGGCGCGATCATCGTCGCCGCCGTGCTGGTCCAGCGCCGTACCGCGAGCACGAACTGA
- a CDS encoding substrate-binding domain-containing protein, producing the protein MPEPTSFTSRFTSRRGLFLGTAAVSAGALLTGCTSNESSDDEPAANDQPAAEDKPGKQVTIGFAGPQADHGWLNAINDNAKKRAEKYSDVTLEITEGSNDTAQQIGQIETLINKKVDVLVVLPADGKALTQVGLKAMRADIPVVNLDRIFNTPQAYRCWIGGDNYGMGLSAGHYIGEKLKGKANARVIELAGLDNLELTKQRTQGFDDALKNYRNIRKVARQAADFTVESGQAKMAQLLQAQSEFDALWNHDDDQGVGALRAIEQAGRDDFLMVGGAGALSAFQAIKQDNGVLKATVLYPPTMAASAIDLARALGQAKGVSGLAEYEIPASITLYSAVVDKTNVDQYMSTGFK; encoded by the coding sequence ATGCCAGAGCCGACGTCATTCACCAGCCGCTTCACCAGTCGCAGAGGACTGTTCCTCGGGACCGCCGCCGTCTCGGCCGGTGCCCTCCTCACAGGTTGCACCAGCAACGAGTCGAGCGACGACGAACCCGCAGCGAACGACCAGCCGGCCGCCGAGGACAAGCCCGGCAAGCAGGTCACCATCGGCTTCGCCGGCCCGCAGGCCGACCACGGCTGGCTCAACGCCATCAACGACAACGCCAAGAAGCGGGCCGAGAAATACTCCGACGTCACCCTGGAGATCACCGAGGGCTCGAACGACACCGCCCAGCAGATCGGACAGATCGAGACCCTCATCAACAAGAAGGTCGACGTCCTGGTCGTCCTGCCCGCCGACGGCAAGGCCCTGACCCAGGTGGGCCTGAAGGCGATGCGCGCGGACATCCCGGTCGTCAATCTCGACCGGATCTTCAACACCCCGCAGGCGTACCGCTGTTGGATCGGCGGCGACAACTACGGCATGGGCCTCAGCGCCGGCCACTACATCGGCGAGAAGCTCAAGGGCAAGGCGAACGCCCGGGTCATCGAACTGGCCGGCCTCGACAACCTGGAGCTGACCAAGCAGCGCACCCAGGGCTTCGACGACGCGCTGAAGAACTACCGCAATATCCGCAAGGTGGCCCGCCAGGCCGCCGACTTCACCGTCGAGTCCGGCCAGGCCAAGATGGCCCAACTCCTCCAGGCCCAGTCGGAGTTCGACGCCCTGTGGAACCACGACGACGACCAGGGCGTGGGCGCGCTGCGCGCCATCGAGCAGGCCGGCCGCGACGACTTCCTGATGGTCGGCGGCGCGGGCGCGCTGTCCGCCTTCCAGGCCATCAAGCAGGACAACGGCGTCCTGAAGGCGACCGTCCTCTACCCGCCGACCATGGCCGCCTCCGCGATCGACCTCGCACGCGCTCTCGGCCAGGCCAAGGGGGTCAGCGGCCTCGCCGAGTACGAGATCCCGGCGTCGATCACGCTCTACTCGGCGGTCGTCGACAAGACCAACGTCGACCAGTACATGTCCACCGGCTTCAAGTGA
- a CDS encoding Gfo/Idh/MocA family oxidoreductase → MAQPQQSEGPGAEKPPLRVGMVGYAFMGAAHSQGWRTAGRAFDLPLSPVLAAVCGRDAAAVRVAADRHGWATTETDWRALIARDDIDLVDICTPGDSHAEIALAALAAGKHVLCEKPLANTVEEAEAMVTAAQAAFERGKVAMVGFNYRRVPATALARRMVGEGRLGALRHVRVTYLQDWLVDPEFPLTWRLRREQAGSGSLGDLGAHIVDLAQYLVGERLAGVSALTETFVRQRPLPGGPASGLSAVSTVGSGQVTVDDAALFTGRFTSGALASFEATRYATGRKNALRIELNGERGSLAFDLERLNELAYHDGTEPGAHAGFRRILVTEPDHPYLDAWWPPGHGLGYEHTFVHQARDLVHAIAEGRQPEPSFADGLQVQRVLAAVEESAEKNSVYTPIAV, encoded by the coding sequence ATGGCACAGCCGCAGCAGTCAGAAGGGCCCGGAGCCGAAAAGCCGCCGCTGCGCGTCGGCATGGTCGGCTACGCCTTCATGGGCGCCGCCCACTCCCAGGGCTGGCGCACCGCGGGCCGCGCCTTCGACCTGCCGCTCAGCCCGGTCCTGGCCGCCGTCTGCGGGCGGGACGCGGCCGCCGTGCGCGTGGCGGCCGACCGGCACGGCTGGGCGACGACCGAGACCGACTGGCGGGCCTTGATCGCGCGGGACGACATCGACCTCGTCGACATCTGTACCCCCGGCGACAGCCACGCCGAGATCGCCCTCGCCGCGCTCGCCGCCGGAAAGCACGTCCTGTGCGAGAAACCCCTCGCGAACACCGTCGAGGAGGCCGAGGCCATGGTGACGGCCGCGCAAGCTGCGTTTGAGCGTGGCAAGGTGGCGATGGTCGGCTTCAACTACCGCCGGGTGCCCGCCACCGCGCTGGCCCGGCGGATGGTCGGCGAGGGCCGGCTCGGAGCCCTGAGGCATGTACGAGTGACGTACCTTCAGGATTGGCTGGTCGACCCGGAGTTCCCGCTGACATGGCGACTGCGCAGGGAACAGGCGGGCTCCGGTTCGCTCGGTGACCTGGGCGCGCACATCGTCGACCTCGCCCAGTATCTGGTCGGCGAGCGGCTGGCCGGGGTCTCCGCGCTGACCGAGACCTTCGTACGGCAGCGCCCGCTGCCCGGTGGACCCGCCAGCGGCCTGTCGGCCGTGTCGACAGTCGGCAGCGGACAGGTCACCGTCGACGACGCGGCCCTGTTCACCGGCCGCTTCACCTCCGGCGCCCTCGCCTCCTTCGAGGCGACCCGCTACGCCACCGGCCGCAAGAACGCGCTGCGCATCGAACTCAACGGCGAGCGCGGCTCGTTGGCCTTCGACCTGGAGCGCCTCAACGAGCTCGCGTACCACGACGGTACGGAACCGGGGGCGCACGCCGGCTTCCGGCGCATCCTCGTCACCGAACCCGACCACCCCTACCTGGACGCCTGGTGGCCGCCGGGCCACGGCCTCGGCTACGAGCACACCTTCGTCCACCAGGCCCGCGACCTCGTCCACGCGATCGCCGAGGGCCGGCAACCCGAACCCTCCTTCGCCGACGGGCTGCAGGTGCAGCGCGTGCTGGCGGCGGTGGAGGAGAGCGCCGAGAAGAACTCCGTCTACACGCCCATCGCGGTCTGA
- a CDS encoding sugar phosphate isomerase/epimerase family protein has translation MPRTFTLFTGQWADLPLEEVCRLARDFGYDGLELACWGDHFEIDKALADPSYLDSRRALLDKYGLKCWAISNHLVGQAVCDAIIDERHQAILPGRIWGDGDAEGVRQRAAAEIADTARAAAAFGVDTVIGFTGSAIWHLVAMFPPAPESMIDRGYEDFAERWNPILDVFDAEGVRFAHEVHPSEIAYDYWTTVRTLDAVDRRPAFGLNFDPSHFVWQDLDPVGFLWDFRDRIYHVDCKEARKRLDGRNGRLGSHLPWGDPRRGWDFVSAGHGDVPWEDVFRMLRSIDYQGPISVEWEDAGMDRLQGAPEALSRLKAYDFEPPSASFDAAFGN, from the coding sequence ATGCCGCGCACGTTCACGCTGTTCACCGGCCAGTGGGCGGACCTCCCGCTCGAAGAGGTCTGCCGTCTCGCCCGCGACTTCGGCTACGACGGACTCGAACTCGCCTGCTGGGGCGACCACTTCGAGATCGACAAGGCCCTGGCCGACCCGTCGTACCTCGACTCCCGCAGGGCACTGCTCGACAAGTACGGCCTGAAGTGCTGGGCCATCTCCAACCACCTGGTGGGCCAGGCGGTCTGCGACGCCATCATCGACGAACGCCACCAGGCGATCCTGCCGGGCCGCATCTGGGGCGACGGCGACGCCGAGGGTGTGCGGCAGCGGGCCGCCGCCGAGATCGCCGACACCGCGCGTGCCGCTGCCGCCTTCGGCGTCGACACCGTCATCGGTTTCACCGGCTCCGCCATCTGGCACCTGGTCGCCATGTTCCCGCCCGCCCCCGAGTCGATGATCGACCGCGGTTACGAGGACTTCGCCGAGCGCTGGAACCCTATCCTCGACGTCTTCGACGCCGAAGGGGTGCGGTTCGCGCACGAGGTCCACCCGAGCGAGATCGCATACGACTACTGGACGACCGTACGCACCTTGGATGCGGTCGACCGTCGACCGGCTTTCGGACTCAACTTCGACCCGAGCCACTTCGTGTGGCAGGACCTCGATCCTGTCGGCTTTCTGTGGGACTTCCGCGACCGGATCTACCACGTCGACTGCAAGGAGGCCCGCAAACGGCTCGACGGCCGCAACGGCCGCCTCGGCTCCCACCTGCCCTGGGGCGACCCGCGCCGCGGCTGGGACTTCGTCTCCGCGGGCCATGGGGACGTCCCCTGGGAGGACGTCTTCCGGATGCTGCGCTCCATCGACTACCAGGGGCCCATTTCCGTCGAGTGGGAGGACGCCGGCATGGACCGGCTCCAGGGCGCCCCCGAGGCCCTGTCCCGCCTCAAGGCATACGACTTCGAGCCGCCGTCGGCCTCCTTCGACGCGGCGTTCGGCAACTGA
- a CDS encoding PQQ-dependent sugar dehydrogenase, with product MHGTDRTTSTDRNETHRRRPSFRKAVALFSGVLLAGATLTLTAPQAGAAVADEGVVAAEDFQQVTLAKGEAEVGEPMSLAVLPDRSVLHTSRDGELRLTDAAGNTKLAGKLDVYSHDEEGLQGIGVDPGFITNRFIYLYYAPPLNTPAGDAPETGTAADFAPFDGVNRLSRFVLNTDGTLDTASEKKILDVPASRGICCHVGGDIDFDAAGNLYLSTGDDSNPFQSDGFTPIDERANRNPAFDAQRSAGNTNDLRGKILRIKVKADGSYSVPDGNLFAPGTDKTRPEIYAMGFRNPFRFSVDKETGILYVGDYGPDAGAADPARGPAGQVEFARLTGPGNFGWPYCTGDNDPYIAYDFATGASGAAFDCSAPKNTSPNNTGLTDLPPAQPAWIPYDGGSLPEFGSGSESPMGGPVYHYDAALDSPVKFPEAYDGDFFAGEFGRRWIKRIVSDGSGTVQSINDVPWTGTQVMDMAFGPDGALYVLDYGTAWFGGDEHSGLYRIENATDGHSPVAQAAADRTSGQAPLRIRFSSEGTTDQDGDALTYSWDFGDGGKSTQPNPTYKYKKNGTYTATLTVKDPSGRTGNASVQIVVGNTAPKVTLELPRDGQLFSFGDAIPFKVRVADVEDGRTIDCAKVKVTFILGHDSHGHPVTSANGCTGTIQTSADGGHDDDANIFGVFDAEYTDGGGGGQAPLTTHDQNVVQPKHRQAEHFGNGSGVSIITKDTAHGGETAGDINNGDWISFTPYVLSNAKKITARVSSAGAGGTLEVRAGSSTGTLLGKATVPVTGGWDTFQDVSADLSRAPRGTTTLYLVFKGSGSGALYDVDDFTFTTS from the coding sequence GTGCACGGGACCGACCGCACCACCAGCACCGACAGAAACGAGACCCACAGACGACGCCCGTCGTTCCGTAAAGCGGTGGCGCTCTTCAGCGGCGTGCTGCTGGCAGGGGCGACACTCACTCTCACCGCACCCCAGGCCGGCGCAGCCGTCGCCGACGAGGGGGTCGTCGCGGCCGAGGACTTCCAGCAGGTCACTCTCGCCAAGGGTGAGGCGGAGGTCGGCGAACCCATGTCCCTGGCAGTCCTCCCGGACCGCTCGGTTCTGCACACCTCGCGCGACGGCGAACTCCGCCTCACCGACGCCGCGGGCAACACCAAACTCGCGGGCAAGCTCGACGTCTACTCCCACGACGAGGAAGGCCTCCAAGGCATCGGCGTCGACCCCGGCTTCATCACCAACCGCTTCATCTACCTCTACTACGCGCCCCCGTTGAACACCCCCGCGGGCGACGCACCCGAGACGGGCACCGCGGCCGACTTCGCGCCCTTCGACGGCGTCAACCGGCTCTCCCGGTTCGTCCTGAACACCGACGGGACCCTCGACACGGCCAGCGAGAAGAAGATCCTCGACGTCCCCGCCTCCCGCGGCATCTGCTGCCATGTCGGCGGCGACATCGACTTCGACGCGGCGGGCAACCTCTACCTGTCGACGGGCGACGACAGCAACCCCTTCCAGTCGGACGGCTTCACGCCCATCGACGAGCGCGCGAACCGCAACCCGGCCTTCGACGCCCAGCGTTCGGCCGGCAACACCAACGACCTGCGCGGCAAGATCCTGCGCATCAAGGTGAAGGCCGACGGCTCGTACTCCGTCCCGGACGGCAACCTCTTCGCACCCGGCACGGACAAGACGCGGCCCGAGATCTATGCGATGGGCTTCCGCAACCCGTTCCGCTTCAGCGTCGACAAGGAGACTGGCATCCTCTATGTCGGCGACTACGGCCCCGATGCCGGCGCCGCCGACCCGGCCCGCGGTCCCGCCGGTCAGGTGGAGTTCGCGCGGTTGACCGGTCCGGGCAACTTCGGGTGGCCCTACTGCACGGGCGACAATGACCCGTACATTGCATACGATTTCGCGACGGGCGCATCCGGAGCGGCCTTCGACTGCAGCGCGCCGAAGAACACCTCGCCGAACAACACCGGGCTCACCGACCTGCCCCCGGCCCAGCCCGCCTGGATCCCGTACGACGGGGGCTCCCTGCCCGAGTTCGGCAGCGGCTCCGAGTCGCCGATGGGTGGCCCGGTCTACCACTACGACGCCGCGCTCGACTCGCCGGTGAAGTTCCCCGAGGCGTACGACGGGGACTTCTTCGCAGGGGAGTTCGGCCGCCGCTGGATCAAGCGGATCGTCAGCGACGGCAGCGGCACCGTGCAGTCGATCAACGACGTGCCGTGGACCGGCACCCAGGTGATGGACATGGCCTTCGGCCCGGACGGCGCGCTGTACGTCCTCGACTACGGCACCGCCTGGTTCGGCGGCGACGAGCACTCGGGCCTGTACCGCATCGAGAACGCGACCGACGGCCACTCCCCGGTCGCGCAGGCCGCCGCCGACCGGACCTCGGGGCAGGCGCCGCTGAGGATACGTTTCTCCTCCGAGGGAACGACGGACCAGGACGGCGACGCCCTCACGTACAGCTGGGACTTCGGTGACGGCGGCAAGTCGACGCAGCCGAACCCGACGTACAAGTACAAGAAGAACGGCACGTACACCGCGACGCTGACCGTGAAGGACCCGAGCGGCCGCACCGGCAACGCGAGTGTGCAGATCGTGGTGGGCAACACCGCGCCCAAGGTGACGCTCGAACTCCCCAGGGACGGGCAGCTGTTCAGCTTCGGTGACGCGATTCCGTTCAAGGTGCGGGTCGCCGACGTCGAGGACGGCAGGACCATCGACTGCGCGAAGGTCAAGGTCACCTTCATCCTGGGCCACGACAGTCACGGCCACCCGGTGACCTCGGCGAACGGCTGCACCGGCACCATCCAGACCAGCGCCGACGGCGGCCACGACGACGACGCCAACATCTTCGGTGTCTTCGACGCCGAGTACACCGACGGCGGAGGCGGCGGCCAGGCCCCGCTCACCACCCACGACCAGAACGTAGTCCAGCCCAAGCACCGCCAGGCCGAGCACTTCGGCAACGGCTCCGGCGTCTCGATCATCACGAAGGACACCGCGCACGGCGGCGAGACCGCCGGCGACATCAACAACGGCGACTGGATCTCCTTCACGCCGTACGTCCTCAGCAACGCCAAGAAGATCACAGCGCGCGTCTCCTCGGCCGGCGCGGGCGGCACGCTGGAGGTCCGTGCCGGGTCCTCGACGGGCACCCTGCTCGGCAAGGCGACCGTGCCGGTGACCGGCGGCTGGGACACCTTCCAGGACGTCAGCGCCGACCTGTCGCGCGCCCCGCGCGGCACGACCACGCTCTATCTGGTCTTCAAGGGCAGCGGCTCGGGAGCCCTGTACGACGTCGACGACTTCACCTTCACCACGAGCTGA
- a CDS encoding ThuA domain-containing protein: MRSTRRLGTAVVGAALLLGCVSEPAASQPADDQRVLVFSKTAGFRHDSIPEGVATVKQLGETDGFTVDATEDAGAFTARNLRRYDAVVFLSTTGDVLDPAQQRAFEDYIHRGGAYVGIHAAADTEYDWAFYGGLAGAYFQSHPAIQPATVHVEDRAHPATSGLSRTWERTDEWYNYRSNPRERAHVLASLDESSYTGGTMHGDHPIAWCQTYQGGRAFYTGGGHTKESFAEPAFRRHLAGGIRYAIGDVQADCRPETGYRPLFDGSSPAGWQQAGPGSFTLDDDGTITSSGGMGMLWYADRAFGAYSLKLDWKMASESGDDNSGVFVGFPPSDDPWSAVNNGYEIQIDATDVPEKTTGSVYGFQSADLRKRDRALNPPGEWNTYEIRVEGERLRVWLNGVKINDFTNTDPARSLRDGHVGIQNHGAGDQVSFRDIRIKELPVQGD; this comes from the coding sequence ATGCGTTCAACCCGACGACTGGGTACCGCCGTTGTGGGCGCGGCCCTGTTGCTGGGCTGTGTCTCGGAACCCGCCGCCTCGCAACCCGCCGACGACCAACGGGTGCTGGTCTTCTCCAAGACGGCCGGCTTCCGGCACGACTCCATCCCCGAGGGCGTCGCGACGGTGAAGCAGCTCGGCGAGACGGACGGCTTCACGGTCGACGCGACGGAGGACGCCGGCGCGTTCACCGCACGCAACCTGCGGCGCTACGACGCGGTCGTGTTCCTGTCGACGACCGGCGACGTCCTCGACCCGGCCCAGCAGCGGGCCTTCGAGGACTACATCCACCGCGGCGGAGCCTACGTCGGCATCCACGCCGCCGCCGACACCGAGTACGACTGGGCGTTCTACGGCGGCCTGGCCGGCGCCTACTTCCAGTCGCACCCGGCGATCCAGCCCGCGACGGTGCACGTCGAGGACCGCGCTCACCCAGCGACATCGGGCCTTTCGCGGACCTGGGAACGCACCGACGAGTGGTACAACTACCGCTCGAACCCCCGGGAGCGGGCCCACGTCCTCGCCTCGCTCGACGAGTCGTCGTACACCGGCGGCACCATGCACGGCGACCACCCGATCGCCTGGTGCCAGACCTACCAGGGCGGCCGCGCCTTCTACACCGGCGGCGGTCACACGAAGGAGTCATTCGCGGAGCCCGCGTTCCGTCGACATCTGGCAGGCGGAATCCGGTATGCAATAGGCGATGTCCAGGCGGACTGTCGACCGGAGACGGGATACCGTCCACTCTTCGACGGCAGCTCGCCGGCGGGCTGGCAGCAGGCCGGCCCGGGCTCCTTCACCCTGGACGACGACGGCACGATCACGTCGTCGGGCGGGATGGGAATGCTCTGGTACGCCGACCGGGCCTTCGGGGCGTACTCCCTGAAGCTCGACTGGAAGATGGCCAGTGAGTCGGGCGACGACAACTCCGGTGTGTTCGTGGGATTCCCGCCCTCGGACGACCCGTGGTCGGCCGTGAACAACGGCTACGAGATCCAGATCGACGCCACCGACGTCCCCGAGAAGACCACCGGATCCGTCTACGGCTTCCAGTCCGCCGACCTGAGGAAGCGCGACCGTGCGCTGAATCCGCCGGGGGAGTGGAACACGTACGAGATCCGCGTGGAGGGCGAACGTCTGCGCGTCTGGCTCAACGGCGTGAAGATCAACGATTTCACCAACACCGATCCGGCCCGGAGCCTGCGGGACGGGCACGTCGGCATCCAGAACCACGGAGCCGGCGACCAGGTGTCCTTCCGTGACATCCGGATCAAGGAACTGCCCGTGCAGGGCGACTGA
- a CDS encoding inositol-3-phosphate synthase, with the protein MSASVSPPRVGVWLIGARGSVATTVVVGCAAVTAGLQPPTGLITETAAFADSGLPALSSLVFGGHDTVDCPLPKRAEALAAGGVLPHGLATAVGAELAAADREVRPGGPLAGDTRDAEELIVAFADDLRDFVRRHGLARAVVVNVASTEPTPTGIELPASSLYAAAALRAGCPYVNFTPSTGLHHPALAQAAQSSGLPYAGRDGKTGQTLLRSVLGPMFAQRALAVRAWSGTNLLGGGDGAALADPAAAAAKNAGKERVLADTLGTTPEGEVHIDDVPALGDWKTAWDHIAFDGFLGARMILQTIWQGCDSALAAPLVLDLARLVSRAHERGLSGPLSELGFYFKDPVGEGPSALGEQYAVLLGFARRLRSGAVAPRADEHPGEGR; encoded by the coding sequence ATGTCCGCGTCCGTTTCCCCACCGCGCGTCGGCGTCTGGCTGATCGGGGCACGGGGCTCCGTCGCCACCACGGTCGTCGTGGGATGCGCCGCCGTCACCGCGGGTCTGCAACCGCCGACGGGACTGATCACCGAGACAGCCGCATTCGCCGACAGCGGCTTACCGGCCCTGTCGTCCCTCGTCTTCGGCGGCCACGACACGGTCGACTGCCCCCTGCCCAAGCGCGCGGAGGCACTGGCGGCCGGAGGCGTCCTGCCGCACGGCCTTGCGACGGCGGTCGGCGCCGAACTGGCCGCCGCCGACCGGGAGGTCAGGCCCGGCGGCCCACTCGCCGGGGACACGCGGGACGCGGAGGAGCTCATCGTCGCCTTCGCCGACGACCTACGGGACTTCGTACGGCGGCACGGCCTCGCGCGGGCGGTCGTGGTGAACGTCGCCTCCACGGAACCGACGCCCACCGGCATCGAGCTCCCCGCCAGCTCTCTGTACGCGGCGGCGGCCCTGCGCGCGGGCTGCCCGTACGTGAACTTCACCCCGTCGACCGGCCTGCACCACCCCGCGCTGGCCCAAGCGGCCCAGTCGTCGGGGCTGCCGTACGCGGGCCGCGACGGCAAGACCGGGCAGACGCTGCTGCGTTCGGTGCTGGGCCCCATGTTCGCGCAGCGGGCGCTCGCGGTCCGGGCCTGGTCCGGCACCAACCTGCTCGGCGGCGGAGACGGTGCCGCCCTGGCCGATCCGGCCGCCGCGGCGGCGAAGAACGCGGGCAAGGAACGGGTCCTCGCCGACACCCTCGGCACGACACCCGAGGGCGAGGTCCACATCGACGACGTCCCCGCGCTCGGCGACTGGAAGACCGCCTGGGACCACATCGCCTTCGACGGCTTCCTCGGCGCCCGCATGATCCTGCAGACCATCTGGCAGGGCTGCGACTCGGCCCTGGCCGCACCCCTGGTCCTCGACCTGGCCCGCCTGGTCTCCCGCGCCCACGAGAGGGGCCTGTCCGGACCGCTGTCCGAGCTGGGGTTCTACTTCAAGGATCCCGTCGGGGAAGGACCCTCGGCTCTGGGGGAGCAGTACGCGGTACTGCTGGGGTTCGCCCGGCGATTGCGGAGCGGTGCGGTGGCGCCGCGGGCGGACGAACACCCGGGGGAGGGCCGGTGA
- a CDS encoding SCO3242 family prenyltransferase — translation MNGRRDAPSPNGVDAMAGPGLNGVSASGAGLVGVGTVGRGPSRAAGAQAWTELLRLPALFTVPGDALAGAAAAAARPNPRTLLAICSSLCLYEAGMALNDWADRHEDAAERPHRPLPSGRIRPTAALAAACAFTGAGLSLAARAGRPALAVATPLAATVWAYDLLLKRTPAGPFAMAAARGLDLLLGAAATTGGATPAGDTGTTAGSARRAGGVRRALPSAAHLSAHTLAVTAVSRRETRGGSPLAPLAALATTGVLTRLLTRPPTSRVTTAPPPGRPGRPNRHGRLDLPDRDSASPPRPRLSPAAAPRTALAAAYAATAARPYFHATLNPSPPLTQRAVSGGIRAMIPLQAALSARSGATATALLTAALAPIAGRFARKVSIT, via the coding sequence GTGAACGGCCGACGCGATGCCCCGAGCCCGAACGGCGTGGACGCGATGGCCGGTCCGGGCCTGAACGGCGTGAGCGCGAGCGGTGCGGGCCTGGTCGGAGTGGGGACGGTAGGCAGGGGACCGAGCCGCGCCGCCGGCGCGCAGGCGTGGACCGAACTGCTCCGCCTCCCAGCCCTGTTCACGGTCCCGGGAGACGCCCTCGCCGGTGCCGCGGCAGCCGCCGCGCGCCCCAACCCCCGCACCCTGCTCGCCATCTGTTCCTCCCTGTGCCTGTACGAGGCAGGCATGGCCCTCAACGACTGGGCCGACCGGCACGAAGACGCAGCGGAACGCCCGCACCGTCCCCTGCCCTCCGGCCGCATCCGCCCCACGGCGGCCCTCGCGGCAGCCTGCGCGTTCACCGGCGCGGGCCTGTCCCTGGCCGCCCGCGCCGGCCGCCCAGCCCTGGCCGTCGCGACCCCTCTCGCCGCGACGGTCTGGGCATACGACCTCCTCCTGAAGCGCACCCCGGCAGGCCCGTTCGCGATGGCGGCGGCGCGCGGTCTGGACCTGCTCCTCGGCGCGGCAGCCACGACGGGCGGCGCGACGCCAGCGGGTGATACGGGGACCACCGCGGGCTCTGCGCGCCGCGCCGGCGGCGTTCGCCGAGCCCTTCCGTCCGCCGCCCATCTCAGCGCACACACCCTCGCGGTCACGGCCGTGTCCCGCCGGGAGACCCGGGGCGGTTCACCCCTGGCCCCTCTGGCAGCGCTTGCCACGACCGGCGTACTGACCAGGCTCCTGACGCGCCCGCCCACCAGCCGGGTCACCACCGCGCCCCCGCCCGGGCGTCCCGGCCGACCGAACCGGCACGGCCGCCTCGACCTGCCCGACCGGGACTCAGCAAGCCCCCCTCGCCCAAGGCTGTCCCCGGCCGCCGCCCCGCGCACGGCTCTCGCCGCCGCCTACGCCGCAACCGCCGCCCGCCCCTACTTCCACGCCACGCTCAACCCCTCACCCCCGCTCACCCAACGAGCCGTCAGCGGCGGCATCCGCGCCATGATCCCGCTCCAGGCCGCACTCTCCGCCCGTTCCGGCGCGACCGCCACGGCGCTGCTCACCGCGGCGCTGGCCCCGATCGCGGGGAGATTCGCGAGGAAGGTGAGCATCACATGA